A genome region from bacterium includes the following:
- the topA gene encoding type I DNA topoisomerase: MAKHLVIVESPAKARTLTKYLGRDYQVKASVGHLVDLPKSKLGVDIERDFAPEYTVIHGKSKIITELRQAAKGKETVFLAPDPDREGEAIAWHIAHRLDGKKTKVRRVLFNEITKKAVQEALKHPKDLDQNLFEAQQTRRILDRLVGYQISPLLWNKVRRGLSAGRVQSVAVRVVCEREREIQAFQKVEYWSITAQLEAGAPPVFPARLIRIGDNRLDPEKFRVENEAAATDLVARLREATWTVTKVERKERRRFPTPPFITSRLQQEASRKLGYAPNRTMRIAQRLYEGVELGDAGPVGLITYMRTDSVRIADDALAEVRNLIGERYGKPYLPEQAVFYKTKKGAQDAHEAIRPTSMERPPDAVAAFLSKEELALYTLIWNRFVASQMMPAVFDQTTVDIRAADTTFRATGQVMKFDGFIRVYTEGRDEEPAEGDDDDEHALPVLSEGQSLTLRDLLPEQHFTQPPPRFSQATLIKELEEKGIGRPSTYAAIISTILAKEYVQEDKQRRLRPTELGFLVTDLLVQAFPDILNVEFTAGMETVLDDIEEGKQNWVEAMRRFYEPFARDLAQAAQNMRDVKRSGQPTDITCPKCAAPMVVKWGRGGEFLACSSYPECKSTANFERDADGVIKVAQEETTNEVCEQCGRPMQIRFGRFGKFLGCSGYPECKTTRQMVRPVPTGITCPDCKEGEIMEKRSRAGKIFFSCGRYPHCRFATWDRPVPEPCPLCEAPFVVEKTTKRAGTVRRCLSEGCDYKEQIAEPEEE, encoded by the coding sequence ATGGCCAAGCACCTCGTCATCGTCGAGTCGCCGGCCAAGGCGCGGACGCTCACCAAGTACCTGGGGCGCGATTACCAGGTGAAAGCGTCGGTCGGCCACCTCGTCGACCTGCCGAAGAGCAAGCTCGGGGTCGACATCGAGCGCGACTTCGCCCCCGAGTACACGGTCATCCACGGCAAGTCGAAGATCATCACCGAGCTGCGGCAGGCGGCGAAGGGCAAGGAGACGGTGTTTCTGGCGCCCGACCCGGATCGCGAGGGCGAGGCGATCGCCTGGCACATCGCGCACCGCCTCGACGGCAAGAAGACCAAGGTGCGCCGGGTGTTGTTCAACGAAATCACCAAGAAGGCGGTGCAGGAGGCCCTCAAGCACCCCAAGGATCTCGACCAGAACCTCTTCGAGGCGCAGCAGACGCGGCGCATCCTCGATCGCCTGGTCGGCTACCAGATCAGCCCGCTGCTCTGGAACAAGGTGCGGCGCGGCCTCTCGGCGGGGCGCGTCCAGTCGGTCGCCGTGCGCGTGGTGTGCGAGCGCGAGCGCGAGATCCAGGCCTTCCAGAAGGTCGAGTACTGGTCGATCACCGCCCAGCTCGAAGCGGGCGCGCCGCCGGTGTTCCCGGCGCGTCTCATCCGCATCGGCGACAACCGGCTCGATCCGGAGAAGTTCCGGGTCGAGAACGAGGCGGCAGCGACGGATCTGGTCGCCCGCCTGCGCGAGGCGACGTGGACGGTCACCAAAGTCGAGCGCAAGGAGCGGCGCCGCTTCCCGACGCCGCCGTTCATCACCTCGCGGCTGCAGCAGGAAGCGTCGCGCAAGCTCGGTTACGCGCCGAACCGGACGATGCGCATTGCCCAGCGTCTCTACGAAGGCGTCGAGCTCGGTGACGCCGGGCCGGTCGGCTTGATCACCTACATGCGCACCGATTCGGTGCGCATCGCCGACGACGCGCTGGCCGAGGTGCGCAACCTGATCGGCGAACGCTACGGCAAGCCGTACCTGCCCGAGCAGGCGGTCTTCTACAAGACCAAGAAGGGCGCGCAGGACGCGCACGAGGCGATTCGCCCGACCTCGATGGAGCGGCCGCCGGACGCGGTGGCGGCGTTCCTCTCCAAGGAGGAGCTGGCGCTGTACACCCTGATCTGGAACCGCTTCGTCGCCAGTCAGATGATGCCGGCGGTGTTCGACCAGACGACGGTCGACATCCGCGCCGCCGACACCACCTTCCGCGCCACCGGCCAGGTCATGAAGTTCGACGGCTTCATTCGCGTGTACACCGAAGGGCGCGACGAGGAGCCGGCCGAAGGCGACGACGACGACGAGCACGCGCTGCCGGTGCTCAGCGAGGGGCAGTCGCTGACGCTGCGCGACCTGCTGCCGGAGCAGCACTTCACCCAGCCGCCGCCGCGCTTCAGCCAGGCGACCCTGATCAAGGAGCTCGAGGAGAAGGGGATCGGCCGGCCGTCCACCTACGCGGCGATCATCTCGACCATTCTCGCCAAGGAGTACGTGCAGGAGGACAAGCAGCGCCGCCTGCGACCGACCGAGCTCGGCTTCCTGGTCACCGACCTGCTGGTGCAGGCGTTTCCGGACATCCTCAACGTCGAGTTCACCGCTGGCATGGAGACCGTCCTCGACGACATCGAGGAGGGCAAGCAGAACTGGGTCGAGGCGATGCGCCGCTTCTACGAGCCGTTCGCGCGCGACCTCGCGCAGGCGGCGCAGAACATGCGCGACGTCAAGCGCAGTGGCCAGCCGACCGACATCACGTGCCCGAAGTGCGCCGCGCCGATGGTGGTGAAATGGGGCCGCGGCGGCGAGTTCCTCGCCTGCTCGAGCTACCCGGAGTGCAAGAGCACGGCGAACTTCGAACGCGACGCCGACGGGGTGATCAAGGTCGCGCAGGAGGAGACGACCAACGAGGTCTGCGAGCAGTGCGGCCGGCCGATGCAGATCCGCTTCGGGCGTTTCGGGAAGTTCCTCGGCTGCAGCGGCTACCCCGAATGCAAGACGACGCGCCAGATGGTGCGGCCGGTGCCGACGGGCATCACCTGTCCGGACTGCAAGGAAGGCGAGATCATGGAGAAGCGCTCGCGGGCGGGGAAGATCTTCTTCTCCTGCGGGCGCTATCCGCACTGCCGCTTCGCCACCTGGGATCGGCCGGTGCCGGAGCCGTGTCCGCTGTGCGAGGCGCCGTTCGTGGTCGAGAAGACGACCAAGCGCGCCGGCACGGTGCGCCGCTGCCTGAGCGAGGGCTGCGACTACAAGGAGCAGATCGCCGAGCCGGAGGAGGAGTGA
- the dprA gene encoding DNA-processing protein DprA, with product MRSRVGWGAWIALKLVSGIGNVLGVGLVRALGSPEAVFAAGDRELQRIGVRREVRAALRGFSRWADVDDQLARLDRAGGRLITWEDASYPDLLRHIPDPPLYLHARGEPIDRDALAVALVGSRDASPYGRQMTAQLGEGLAARGITIVSGMARGIDAAAHDAALRAGGRTIAVLGSGIDVIYPSEHHRLSMQIARNGAVVSEYPMGAAPDAENFPGRNRIISGMCLGTIVVEAAERSGSLITARYAAEQGREVFAVPGPVGVRTRGTHQLLRDGAALVEGPEDVLREIAPHLRTAARPAAPVVAGVEATVLAELDETPRGIDELIGRTRLSAGALLESLLLLELRGLVRQLPGQQFARGGAPTAH from the coding sequence GTGAGGTCGCGGGTCGGATGGGGGGCGTGGATCGCTCTGAAGCTGGTATCGGGCATCGGCAACGTGCTCGGGGTGGGCCTGGTGCGCGCCCTCGGCTCGCCCGAGGCGGTGTTCGCGGCCGGTGATCGCGAGCTGCAGCGGATCGGCGTGCGGCGGGAGGTGCGGGCGGCGCTGCGCGGGTTCAGTCGCTGGGCGGATGTCGACGACCAACTCGCCCGTCTCGACCGGGCCGGCGGCCGGCTGATCACCTGGGAGGACGCGAGCTACCCGGACCTCCTGCGCCACATTCCGGATCCGCCGCTGTACCTCCACGCCCGCGGCGAGCCCATCGACCGGGACGCACTGGCGGTCGCCCTGGTGGGGTCGCGGGACGCCAGCCCGTACGGCCGGCAGATGACGGCGCAGCTCGGCGAGGGATTGGCAGCCCGGGGCATCACGATCGTCAGCGGCATGGCGCGCGGAATCGACGCCGCGGCCCATGACGCGGCCCTGCGTGCCGGGGGGCGGACCATCGCCGTTCTGGGAAGCGGGATTGACGTGATCTACCCGAGTGAGCATCATCGCCTGTCCATGCAGATCGCTCGCAACGGCGCCGTCGTGTCCGAGTATCCCATGGGCGCGGCCCCAGACGCCGAGAACTTTCCCGGAAGAAATCGCATCATTAGCGGCATGTGCCTGGGCACCATCGTGGTCGAGGCGGCGGAGCGCAGCGGCTCTCTCATCACCGCCCGTTACGCGGCCGAGCAGGGGCGGGAGGTGTTCGCGGTGCCCGGTCCGGTGGGTGTCCGGACGCGTGGAACGCATCAGCTACTGCGCGACGGCGCGGCGCTGGTCGAGGGGCCGGAAGACGTGCTGCGCGAGATCGCGCCCCACCTCCGCACCGCGGCGCGGCCGGCGGCGCCGGTGGTGGCGGGTGTCGAGGCGACGGTGCTGGCGGAGCTCGATGAGACGCCGCGCGGCATCGACGAGCTGATCGGACGCACGCGGCTGAGCGCCGGGGCGTTGCTCGAGAGCCTCCTGCTGTTGGAGCTGCGCGGTTTGGTGCGCCAGCTCCCCGGCCAGCAGTTCGCGCGCGGCGGCGCGCCGACGGCGCACTGA
- a CDS encoding YifB family Mg chelatase-like AAA ATPase, producing the protein MLATVQSGALRGVDGLAVAVECDVFGTQSKVFVVGLPEGAVKEGMFRVRAAIRNGGYQYPGNRKVVINLAPADLRKEGSAFDLPIAIGILGACGQLPREALGGYAVLGELSLDGAVKAVRGALPIAAGARARGLRGILLPEANAREAAVVQELEVLPVGTLADAVGFLRGERPIEPTRVDLHAVFNRDGRAEADFADVRGQDGAKRALEVAAAGGHNVLMVGPPGAGKTMLAQRLGTILPPLTLEEAVEATRVHSVLGLMRGRSLITARPFRAPHHTISDAGLIGGGTIPRPGEVSLAHRGVLFLDELPEFRKNVLEVLRQPLEERRITVTRAAGSVSFPADIMLVAAMNPCPCGYLGDAQHRCSCTIQQVQRYRSRISGPLLDRIDLHLEVRPVPYAELATTASGESSATIRARVHRARAAQLERFAGRGLYCNAQMTTADLRAAAAIDGAAGQLLERAMRSLALSARAYTRILKVSRTIADLAGAESITAAHVAEAVQYRTLDRAVG; encoded by the coding sequence ATGCTGGCAACGGTCCAGTCCGGCGCGCTGCGCGGCGTCGACGGCCTCGCGGTCGCCGTCGAGTGCGACGTCTTCGGCACCCAGTCCAAGGTCTTCGTGGTCGGCCTGCCCGAGGGAGCGGTCAAGGAGGGGATGTTTCGTGTCCGCGCCGCCATCCGCAACGGCGGCTACCAGTACCCGGGGAACCGCAAGGTGGTGATCAACCTGGCCCCGGCCGACCTGCGCAAGGAGGGTTCGGCGTTCGACCTGCCGATCGCCATCGGCATTCTCGGCGCCTGCGGCCAGCTCCCGCGCGAGGCGCTGGGCGGCTATGCCGTCCTCGGCGAGCTGTCGCTCGATGGCGCGGTGAAAGCCGTGCGCGGCGCCCTGCCCATCGCCGCGGGCGCGCGCGCCCGCGGCCTGCGCGGCATCCTCCTGCCGGAAGCCAACGCGCGCGAAGCCGCCGTGGTGCAGGAGCTGGAGGTGCTGCCGGTTGGCACGCTCGCCGACGCGGTCGGGTTCCTGCGCGGCGAGCGCCCGATCGAGCCGACGCGGGTCGACCTGCACGCCGTCTTCAACCGCGATGGACGTGCCGAGGCCGATTTCGCCGACGTGCGCGGCCAGGACGGCGCCAAGCGGGCCCTCGAAGTCGCCGCCGCCGGCGGCCACAACGTCCTGATGGTCGGCCCGCCGGGCGCCGGCAAGACCATGCTGGCGCAGCGCCTGGGGACCATTCTGCCACCGCTCACATTGGAAGAGGCGGTGGAAGCGACGCGCGTCCACAGCGTCCTCGGCCTGATGCGCGGCCGCTCGCTGATCACCGCCCGCCCCTTCCGCGCTCCGCACCACACCATCAGCGACGCCGGCCTGATCGGCGGCGGCACCATCCCGCGCCCCGGCGAGGTCTCGCTCGCCCACCGCGGCGTGCTCTTCCTCGACGAGCTGCCCGAGTTCCGCAAGAACGTGCTCGAAGTGCTGCGCCAGCCGCTCGAGGAGCGGCGGATCACCGTCACCCGCGCCGCCGGCTCGGTCAGCTTCCCCGCCGACATCATGCTCGTCGCCGCGATGAACCCCTGCCCGTGCGGCTATCTCGGCGACGCCCAGCACCGCTGCTCGTGCACCATCCAGCAGGTGCAGCGCTATCGCAGCCGCATCTCCGGCCCCCTGCTCGACCGCATCGACCTGCACCTCGAGGTGCGCCCGGTGCCCTACGCCGAGCTCGCCACCACCGCATCCGGCGAGAGCTCCGCCACCATCCGCGCCCGCGTCCACCGCGCCCGCGCCGCCCAGCTCGAGCGCTTCGCCGGCCGTGGCCTCTACTGCAATGCCCAGATGACCACCGCCGATCTGCGCGCGGCCGCGGCCATCGACGGAGCCGCCGGCCAGCTCCTCGAGCGCGCCATGCGCAGCCTCGCCCTCAGCGCCCGCGCCTACACCCGCATCCTCAAGGTGTCGCGCACCATCGCCGACCTGGCCGGCGCCGAGTCGATCACCGCCGCCCACGTCGCCGAGGCGGTGCAGTACCGAACGCTGGACCGCGCCGTCGGATGA
- the fumC gene encoding class II fumarate hydratase, which translates to MTTPGVRIESDSLGTIAVPAARLWGAQTQRSLQHFAIGDDRMPAAVIHALGYVKKAAALVNADAGRLSRDTADLIARAADEVISGALDDEFPLSVWQTGSGTQSNMNVNEVIANRAIQLAGGRLGSKDPVHPNDHVNLGQSSNDAFPTAMHIAAARELVERLCPKVTALRDALAEQAAAWVDIVKIGRTHLQDAVPLTLGQEWSGYARQLTDALARIDAALAGLCELALGGTAVGTGLNAPPGFAAASAARLAALTGLPLVSAPNKFAALASIDALVHASAALRTLAGALLKIANDIRWLASGPRCGLGELRLPANEPGSSIMPGKVNPTQSEALIMVCVAVIGADTAIAIAGSQGNLELNTLRPLAIHEFLHAARILGDASESFRIHCVAGIQPDRRRIAELLERSLMLVTALTPAIGYDRAAEIAHAALRDGRSLREAALASGYIDAATFDRVVDPTRMV; encoded by the coding sequence ATGACCACGCCAGGGGTCCGCATCGAATCCGACAGCCTGGGCACCATCGCGGTGCCCGCCGCGCGCCTGTGGGGGGCGCAGACGCAGCGCTCGCTGCAGCACTTCGCGATCGGCGACGATCGCATGCCGGCGGCGGTCATCCACGCCCTCGGCTACGTCAAGAAGGCGGCGGCGCTGGTGAACGCGGACGCGGGCCGGCTGTCGCGCGACACGGCGGACCTGATCGCGCGCGCTGCCGACGAGGTGATCAGCGGCGCGCTCGATGACGAGTTCCCGCTCTCGGTCTGGCAGACCGGCTCGGGCACGCAGAGCAACATGAACGTGAACGAGGTGATCGCCAACCGCGCCATCCAACTCGCCGGCGGCCGCCTCGGCAGCAAGGACCCCGTCCACCCCAATGACCACGTCAACCTCGGGCAGTCGTCGAACGACGCCTTCCCGACCGCCATGCACATCGCCGCCGCCCGCGAGCTCGTCGAGCGCCTGTGCCCCAAGGTGACCGCCCTGCGCGACGCGCTGGCGGAGCAGGCGGCGGCCTGGGTCGACATCGTCAAGATCGGCCGCACGCACCTGCAGGACGCCGTGCCGCTCACCCTCGGCCAGGAGTGGTCGGGCTACGCGCGCCAACTCACCGACGCCCTGGCCCGCATCGATGCCGCGCTCGCCGGACTGTGCGAGCTGGCGCTCGGCGGCACCGCGGTCGGCACCGGTTTGAATGCACCGCCCGGCTTCGCCGCGGCAAGCGCCGCGCGCCTGGCGGCGTTGACCGGTCTGCCGCTCGTCTCGGCCCCGAACAAGTTCGCCGCCCTCGCCTCGATCGATGCCCTGGTGCACGCCAGCGCCGCCCTGCGCACCCTCGCCGGCGCGCTGCTCAAGATCGCCAACGACATCCGTTGGCTCGCCTCGGGACCGCGCTGCGGCCTCGGCGAGCTGCGGCTGCCCGCCAATGAGCCGGGCTCGTCGATCATGCCGGGCAAGGTGAACCCCACCCAGTCGGAGGCGCTGATCATGGTCTGCGTCGCGGTCATCGGCGCCGACACCGCCATCGCCATCGCGGGCTCACAGGGCAATCTCGAGCTCAACACGCTGCGCCCACTCGCCATCCACGAGTTCCTGCACGCCGCGCGCATCCTCGGCGACGCCAGCGAGTCGTTCCGCATCCACTGCGTCGCCGGCATCCAACCGGACCGTCGCCGCATCGCCGAGCTGCTCGAACGGTCGCTGATGCTGGTGACGGCGCTGACGCCGGCGATCGGCTACGACCGCGCCGCGGAGATCGCGCACGCCGCGCTGCGCGACGGCCGCAGCCTGCGCGAAGCGGCACTGGCGAGCGGCTACATCGACGCCGCCACCTTCGATCGCGTGGTCGATCCGACGAGGATGGTCTGA
- a CDS encoding response regulator transcription factor gives MMRIALAKAGEIEILGEAGDGPQLLDVLHRLRPDVVLLDYKMPGARDFRGLLEQILQRTAAARALVLSAFANLDMVTRAADGGARGYVLKTTRLSSVVDAIHAVAAGGVWIDPSLPRRLFAEFQRRAGDRGDSAPLDASLSRREREVLACMAHGDSNRAIAARLSISQETVKTHLRHVFAKLGVRNRVEATLVFHGKPRREPGSAAA, from the coding sequence ATGATGCGGATCGCACTGGCGAAGGCGGGCGAGATCGAGATCCTCGGCGAGGCTGGCGACGGTCCGCAGTTGCTCGACGTGCTGCACCGGTTGCGCCCCGACGTCGTGCTGCTCGACTACAAGATGCCGGGCGCGCGCGACTTCCGCGGCCTGCTCGAGCAGATTCTGCAGCGCACTGCGGCGGCCCGCGCCCTGGTGCTCTCGGCGTTCGCCAACCTCGACATGGTGACCCGCGCCGCCGACGGCGGCGCCCGCGGCTACGTGCTGAAGACCACCCGCCTGTCGTCGGTCGTCGATGCCATCCACGCGGTCGCCGCCGGCGGCGTCTGGATCGACCCGTCGCTGCCGCGCAGACTGTTCGCCGAGTTCCAGCGCCGCGCCGGCGACCGCGGCGACAGCGCGCCGCTCGATGCCAGTCTCTCACGCCGCGAACGCGAGGTGCTCGCCTGCATGGCGCACGGCGACAGCAACCGCGCCATCGCCGCGAGGCTCTCGATCAGCCAGGAGACGGTGAAAACCCACCTTCGGCACGTCTTCGCCAAGCTCGGGGTGCGCAACCGGGTCGAGGCGACGCTGGTGTTCCACGGCAAGCCGCGACGCGAACCGGGCAGCGCGGCGGCCTAG
- a CDS encoding HAMP domain-containing histidine kinase, with protein sequence MTPIVLLAGADASQADLARTLGDAGYPVIAVPQTRQLAVLAASGALGPVVVDLAACEPAAIERLRRAVASAGGLLIGISGGLSERERRRLRRRYALFAIHDPGDGLERFLELVDTAVDVGRDQQRRRAEHAVRVTLLAKLCHDLRANLDVINGYVDVLGEETDGSARARGAVAGLRKAGRQSHELVDTYAALAHCDAEHLAERREPIDVRAIVAAVRRHVELRSRYAPCALLAGASPAAAVRADREKLHAMLTHLVDAALKRSADGVVTLRVTAASDAVVFDVASSADAAAAGVRTEPLALDAADELFETPDQILALTIAQRFGQLLGATVEARPLDTGILFRVALPFTPPVLRALPARGAAI encoded by the coding sequence GTGACGCCGATCGTGCTGCTGGCGGGGGCCGACGCGAGTCAGGCGGATCTGGCCCGCACCCTCGGCGACGCCGGCTACCCGGTCATCGCCGTGCCGCAGACCCGTCAGCTCGCCGTGCTGGCGGCCAGCGGCGCTCTGGGGCCGGTGGTGGTGGACCTCGCGGCCTGCGAGCCGGCGGCGATCGAGCGCCTGCGCCGCGCCGTCGCCAGCGCCGGCGGGCTGCTGATCGGCATCTCCGGCGGGCTGTCCGAGCGTGAGCGCCGCCGGCTGCGCCGCCGCTATGCGCTGTTCGCGATCCACGACCCGGGCGACGGGCTGGAGCGGTTCCTCGAGCTGGTGGACACCGCGGTCGACGTCGGTCGCGACCAGCAGCGCCGCCGCGCCGAGCACGCGGTGCGGGTCACTCTGCTCGCCAAGCTGTGCCACGACCTGCGCGCCAACCTCGACGTCATCAACGGCTACGTCGACGTGCTCGGTGAGGAGACCGATGGGTCCGCCCGCGCCCGCGGCGCGGTGGCGGGGTTGCGCAAGGCCGGCCGGCAGAGCCACGAGCTCGTCGACACCTACGCGGCGCTCGCCCACTGCGACGCCGAGCACCTCGCCGAGCGGCGCGAGCCGATCGACGTGCGCGCCATCGTCGCCGCCGTGCGGCGGCATGTCGAGCTCCGCTCCCGCTATGCGCCGTGCGCCCTGCTGGCCGGCGCCTCGCCGGCGGCGGCGGTGCGCGCCGACCGCGAGAAGCTGCACGCCATGCTCACCCATCTCGTCGACGCGGCGCTGAAGCGGAGCGCCGACGGCGTGGTCACGCTGCGTGTCACTGCCGCCAGCGACGCGGTGGTGTTCGATGTCGCCAGCAGCGCGGACGCCGCGGCGGCGGGCGTGCGCACCGAACCGCTTGCCCTGGACGCGGCGGACGAGCTGTTCGAGACCCCGGACCAGATTCTGGCGCTGACCATCGCGCAGCGCTTCGGCCAGTTGCTCGGCGCGACCGTCGAAGCGCGCCCGCTCGACACCGGGATCCTCTTCCGCGTCGCCCTGCCGTTCACGCCGCCCGTGCTGCGCGCGCTGCCGGCCCGCGGCGCCGCGATCTGA